Proteins encoded in a region of the Bacteroidota bacterium genome:
- the fbaA gene encoding class II fructose-bisphosphate aldolase: protein MSEKVFDKVAPGVVTGDDVQEIFRIAKANQFAIPAVNVVGTNSINAVLEAAKVVNSPVIVQFSSGGGQFYGGQGANNDGGKAALQGTISGALHIHLMAEQYGIPVIIHTDHAAKKLLPWIDGLLDAGEKHFKQFGKPLFSSHMLDLSEETLEENIAICKQYLTRMSKIGMTLEIELGITGGEEDGVDNSGVDSSKLYTQPEEVSAMYEALSSISSRFTIAAAFGNVHGVYKPGNVNLEPIILKNSQEYIQKKFNTNINPVCFVFHGGSGSEPAKIKEAISYGVVKMNIDTDTQWAFWLGVKNYVEKYGDYLQSQIGNPEGEDKPNKKYYDPRKWLRAGELAIVDRLKIAFENLNAINRN from the coding sequence ATGTCAGAAAAAGTATTTGATAAAGTTGCTCCCGGTGTAGTGACCGGAGATGATGTTCAGGAAATTTTTAGAATTGCAAAAGCAAATCAATTTGCCATACCTGCTGTAAATGTTGTTGGAACCAACTCAATTAATGCTGTTTTAGAAGCCGCAAAAGTGGTTAATTCTCCTGTAATTGTTCAGTTTTCGAGTGGTGGCGGGCAGTTTTATGGTGGTCAGGGAGCAAATAATGATGGTGGTAAAGCAGCTTTGCAAGGTACCATTTCGGGTGCGCTTCATATTCATCTAATGGCTGAACAATATGGAATTCCGGTAATCATTCATACCGATCATGCAGCAAAAAAACTTTTACCATGGATTGATGGATTATTGGATGCAGGTGAAAAGCATTTCAAACAATTTGGTAAACCTTTGTTCAGCTCGCACATGCTTGATCTTTCGGAAGAAACTTTGGAAGAAAATATTGCCATTTGTAAACAATATTTAACACGCATGAGTAAAATTGGGATGACCCTCGAAATAGAACTGGGTATTACAGGTGGAGAAGAAGATGGTGTTGATAATTCAGGTGTTGACAGTTCGAAATTATATACGCAACCTGAGGAGGTATCTGCAATGTATGAGGCATTAAGCTCAATAAGCAGTCGATTTACAATTGCCGCCGCATTTGGCAATGTTCACGGTGTTTACAAACCGGGAAATGTAAATTTGGAACCCATTATTTTGAAAAATTCTCAGGAGTATATCCAAAAGAAATTCAATACCAATATTAATCCCGTATGCTTTGTTTTTCATGGTGGATCAGGAAGCGAGCCTGCAAAAATCAAGGAAGCCATATCGTACGGAGTTGTGAAGATGAATATCGATACCGATACTCAGTGGGCATTTTGGTTGGGTGTTAAAAACTATGTGGAAAAATACGGCGACTACCTGCAATCTCAAATTGGTAATCCCGAAGGTGAAGATAAGCCCAATAAAAAATATTATGATCCACGAAAATGGTTAAGAGCAGGGGAATTGGCAATTGTAGATAGGCTTAAAATTGCATTCGAAAATTTGAATGCCATAAACCGAAACTAA
- a CDS encoding universal stress protein yields MQEIIVAIDFSNCSLHALDYAIMIANHHHANVKMIWVDNQSSPEMVFTHEEQAIRQEMKGYFEEILLKYRPKLIKGKLDYKLRMGKVFNEVSAQAKHDNAFLIVTGTHGVSGFERYWVGSNTYRIVTNAPCPVVIVRKEFAFGNSIKNIVIPIDSTKDSIEKLIFTSELAKVFDAQVHVLAVYPQMIKALKLKVDQNIEKAIQYLDKNKVKFAVETVMSDDLTGALINYATLQKVDLIAIMTEQGVTNSSVFLGPNARQIINNSPIPVMNIRPKM; encoded by the coding sequence ATGCAAGAAATCATTGTAGCCATCGATTTTTCAAATTGCTCACTTCACGCACTTGATTATGCCATTATGATCGCAAATCATCACCATGCAAATGTTAAAATGATATGGGTGGACAATCAATCTTCACCGGAAATGGTTTTCACACATGAAGAGCAAGCGATAAGACAAGAAATGAAAGGTTATTTTGAAGAAATTCTTTTGAAATACCGCCCTAAATTAATCAAGGGAAAACTTGATTATAAGCTAAGAATGGGAAAGGTTTTTAATGAAGTTTCTGCACAGGCAAAGCATGATAATGCCTTTTTGATTGTTACGGGAACCCATGGGGTTAGTGGTTTTGAAAGATACTGGGTTGGAAGTAATACTTATAGAATTGTGACCAATGCACCTTGCCCTGTTGTTATTGTACGAAAGGAATTTGCTTTTGGAAATTCGATTAAGAATATAGTTATTCCTATTGATAGCACTAAAGATTCAATTGAGAAATTGATTTTTACTTCAGAATTGGCAAAAGTTTTTGATGCCCAAGTTCACGTTTTGGCGGTTTATCCTCAAATGATAAAGGCTTTAAAACTTAAAGTGGATCAAAATATTGAAAAAGCCATACAATATCTTGATAAAAATAAAGTTAAATTTGCAGTCGAAACTGTGATGTCTGATGATTTAACAGGAGCGCTTATTAATTATGCAACCTTACAAAAGGTAGATTTAATTGCAATAATGACCGAACAAGGAGTTACGAATTCAAGCGTATTTCTTGGGCCCAATGCAAGGCAAATAATTAACAATTCGCCCATTCCGGTTATGAACATCAGGCCAAAGATGTAA
- a CDS encoding SPOR domain-containing protein gives MNLKKYFLILITLINSCSIFSQQFRANGQVRIYQDERIDSLVSFHRVLNEYSLANEEHNGIEGYRIHLFFESGNNSKARTMSVRDEFLRIYPEVGAYVIYGSPYYRLRVGDFRSKIEAEQFLQQIIRKYPAAYVIKTKIKFPKLD, from the coding sequence ATGAATTTGAAAAAATATTTCTTAATACTGATAACCCTGATTAATTCATGCTCAATATTTTCTCAACAATTCCGTGCAAATGGGCAGGTCAGAATTTATCAGGATGAACGAATTGATAGTTTGGTTTCTTTTCATCGTGTATTAAATGAATATAGCTTGGCAAATGAAGAGCATAACGGAATAGAAGGATATCGGATTCATTTGTTTTTTGAATCCGGAAATAATTCGAAGGCCCGTACCATGAGCGTAAGAGATGAGTTTTTAAGAATATATCCGGAGGTTGGAGCTTATGTTATTTATGGTTCACCTTATTATCGTTTAAGAGTGGGCGATTTCAGATCAAAAATCGAAGCAGAGCAATTTCTTCAACAAATTATAAGGAAATATCCTGCAGCATATGTCATAAAAACCAAAATCAAATTTCCCAAATTAGATTAA
- a CDS encoding universal stress protein — MIKNILVAIDFSKCSINALEHAINIGNKAAANIVMVWVNRPDFSKDIFVDLTENIVDEAENRFKALIEKYVKIFKHELSYKIKTGKIYSEIVDEAEKSNASIIITGTHGSSGFEKFWLGSNAYKIVMSTTLPVITIPASSQIANNLNKIVLPIDSTPETRQKIIFTGIIAGLFKAKVFVLAVNSSKSESVIGRVKKYANQVIEYFKEEDIEFELTTVDAENVTQASIQYATKIEANLISIMTEQEKSTANILLGPYASQMINTSPIPVLCIHPKILSETISLK, encoded by the coding sequence ATGATAAAAAACATTCTGGTTGCAATTGATTTCTCAAAATGTTCGATAAATGCACTTGAACATGCAATTAATATTGGAAATAAAGCGGCTGCCAATATTGTAATGGTATGGGTTAATCGACCCGATTTTTCAAAGGATATTTTTGTTGATCTGACAGAAAATATTGTTGATGAGGCTGAAAATCGCTTTAAAGCTTTGATCGAAAAATATGTAAAGATTTTCAAGCATGAACTAAGTTATAAAATAAAGACCGGGAAAATTTACAGTGAAATTGTGGATGAGGCCGAAAAATCCAATGCTTCCATCATCATCACCGGAACACATGGCTCATCAGGATTCGAAAAATTTTGGCTTGGAAGCAATGCCTACAAAATTGTAATGTCGACCACTTTGCCGGTCATTACAATACCTGCCAGTTCGCAAATTGCAAATAACCTGAATAAGATTGTTTTACCCATTGATAGTACCCCTGAAACACGACAAAAAATAATTTTCACCGGGATTATCGCCGGATTATTCAAAGCTAAAGTGTTTGTATTGGCTGTAAATTCATCCAAATCTGAATCGGTTATCGGAAGAGTGAAGAAATATGCGAATCAAGTGATCGAATATTTTAAAGAAGAAGATATTGAATTTGAACTTACAACTGTAGATGCTGAAAATGTTACGCAGGCAAGCATTCAATACGCAACAAAAATTGAAGCAAATTTGATTTCAATTATGACTGAACAGGAAAAGTCGACCGCTAATATCCTATTAGGACCCTATGCTTCGCAGATGATCAATACTTCGCCGATCCCTGTTCTTTGTATTCATCCCAAAATTCTTTCAGAAACAATTTCACTCAAATAG